The following proteins come from a genomic window of Myroides odoratus DSM 2801:
- a CDS encoding MarR family winged helix-turn-helix transcriptional regulator: MKDKTIDYTLRATWQAVARMYNEEAAKYDATMSLAFALLSIDKNGTPSTLLGPNMGMEATSLTRTLKKMEEKGLITREKNPHDGRGVIIKLTPLGLEKRELSKEKVKRFNEAIRKHLTEEQIANFIAVTETVNQLIADKAIFDTKK; this comes from the coding sequence ATGAAGGACAAAACAATAGACTATACTTTAAGAGCAACTTGGCAAGCAGTAGCGAGGATGTACAACGAAGAAGCTGCCAAATATGACGCAACCATGTCTTTAGCTTTTGCTCTGTTGAGTATTGATAAGAATGGTACACCTTCTACTCTATTAGGCCCTAATATGGGAATGGAAGCGACGAGTTTGACTCGTACGTTAAAGAAAATGGAGGAAAAAGGATTAATCACAAGAGAAAAAAACCCTCATGATGGTCGAGGGGTTATCATAAAACTTACTCCTTTAGGTCTTGAGAAACGAGAACTTTCCAAAGAAAAGGTCAAGCGATTCAACGAGGCGATACGCAAACACCTTACAGAGGAGCAGATTGCCAATTTCATTGCAGTTACCGAAACGGTAAATCAACTGATTGCAGATAAAGCCATATTTGATACCAAAAAGTAA
- a CDS encoding GNAT family N-acetyltransferase, which translates to MNKDTSHFSFIRTSKTYLPQYDVLLEKVYAYSVWPEFILQDQVNLDYWEELYVEFPMYQFFMMDGQEVVGNGNCVPLSLTKEELAQLPDEGWDWALERAFLDQQAGKKTNTLCALQIGVNPAYQGKGISQYLVRFMKALAKEQQMADFILPIRPTLKHRYPLQTMEDYVTWKNEKGQAFDPWIRTHEKNGATVIKVCAKAMYVEGNVQEWEQWTNRSFQTSGHYVIDFALNPIEIDLENNRGIYIEPNVWMQYNLDL; encoded by the coding sequence ATGAACAAAGATACAAGCCACTTTTCTTTTATACGAACATCAAAAACCTATTTACCACAATATGATGTACTATTAGAAAAAGTTTATGCTTACAGTGTATGGCCGGAGTTTATTTTGCAGGATCAGGTCAATCTCGACTATTGGGAAGAGTTGTATGTGGAGTTCCCTATGTACCAGTTTTTCATGATGGACGGACAAGAAGTCGTAGGAAATGGCAACTGTGTTCCGTTGAGTTTGACTAAAGAAGAATTGGCTCAATTGCCTGATGAAGGATGGGATTGGGCATTAGAACGCGCTTTTTTAGATCAACAAGCAGGTAAAAAAACCAACACTTTATGTGCATTACAAATAGGAGTGAATCCCGCCTATCAAGGAAAGGGCATTAGTCAATATTTGGTGCGTTTTATGAAAGCGTTGGCGAAGGAACAGCAGATGGCTGATTTTATTTTGCCGATTCGACCGACTCTAAAGCATCGTTATCCTCTTCAAACGATGGAAGACTATGTGACGTGGAAAAATGAAAAAGGACAGGCATTTGACCCTTGGATTCGAACACACGAAAAAAATGGAGCAACTGTGATTAAGGTATGTGCTAAAGCGATGTATGTAGAAGGCAATGTACAAGAATGGGAGCAATGGACCAATCGCTCCTTTCAAACGTCTGGACACTATGTTATTGATTTTGCCTTAAATCCCATTGAAATTGATTTAGAAAATAATAGAGGAATTTATATAGAGCCCAATGTTTGGATGCAATATAACTTAGATTTATAA
- a CDS encoding peptide-N-glycosidase F-related protein: MKKKLPLLSLVAACLFGHFSFAQENTRTTTIFDKIVFYDGYAANSEEAVPPGVVRLNNALYAKKMTTAERQAILSTLEVEVTIGALCDNYDRIGGVFLSLVPQGQPMTDQNKKTIEIGRFITPFMNKNRQPTEVPYVFDLNHLVPMFKDQSFAAYDFWIEFNVFGVPYAANNEVSGCAGRSDVFEGTLKIKSEDTGNPYDTFFLLPLASRDSFNNYNATDVAGTTTKIYQFTLDDAISESYFHLITSNHGANQGGEEYVRRTHQVYLDGDLIETYKPGGKSCEPYRQYNTQGNGIYGSRPKTEADWTSWNNWCPGDVIPNRIFKIADLQKGTHEFKVTVPDARFVGGQGDFPLSLFFFAKGINGVLATEKFEKVSYQIYPNPTTDAVYIQSEQEVQTVVVYDMSGSKVLETKNTPTINCQTLSAGSYIFSIAFANGIKTTEKIVKK, from the coding sequence ATGAAAAAAAAATTACCCTTGCTGAGCTTGGTAGCCGCTTGCTTATTCGGTCACTTTAGTTTTGCCCAAGAGAATACCCGTACAACGACAATCTTTGATAAAATTGTTTTTTACGATGGTTATGCAGCGAATTCAGAAGAAGCCGTTCCTCCAGGCGTTGTGCGATTAAACAATGCTCTTTATGCTAAAAAGATGACAACAGCAGAGCGTCAGGCCATTTTGTCTACCTTGGAAGTAGAAGTAACCATCGGTGCACTTTGTGATAATTACGATCGTATTGGCGGTGTTTTTCTTTCTTTGGTTCCTCAAGGTCAACCGATGACAGATCAAAATAAAAAGACCATAGAGATTGGTCGTTTTATCACTCCTTTTATGAATAAAAATCGCCAACCTACAGAGGTTCCTTATGTGTTTGATTTAAATCATTTGGTTCCTATGTTTAAAGATCAATCCTTTGCTGCTTATGATTTTTGGATTGAATTTAATGTATTTGGCGTGCCTTATGCTGCGAATAATGAAGTTTCAGGTTGTGCAGGTAGAAGTGATGTGTTCGAAGGAACGTTGAAAATAAAATCAGAAGATACCGGAAATCCATATGATACCTTCTTTTTACTGCCTTTGGCTAGTAGAGATTCTTTTAATAATTACAACGCAACAGATGTTGCAGGTACAACAACAAAAATTTATCAGTTTACGTTAGATGATGCCATTAGTGAATCGTATTTTCATTTGATTACGTCTAATCACGGTGCAAACCAAGGAGGAGAGGAATATGTTCGTCGTACACATCAAGTGTATTTGGATGGTGATTTGATAGAAACGTATAAACCTGGCGGAAAATCATGTGAACCTTATCGCCAGTATAATACGCAAGGCAATGGTATTTATGGATCGCGACCTAAAACGGAAGCAGATTGGACGAGTTGGAATAACTGGTGTCCTGGTGATGTGATTCCCAATAGAATTTTTAAAATAGCAGACCTGCAAAAGGGAACACATGAATTTAAAGTTACCGTTCCTGATGCCCGTTTTGTAGGTGGTCAGGGTGATTTTCCCTTGTCTCTTTTCTTTTTTGCGAAGGGAATCAATGGCGTGTTAGCTACAGAAAAGTTTGAGAAAGTGAGCTATCAGATTTATCCAAATCCGACTACAGATGCTGTTTATATTCAATCAGAACAAGAAGTTCAAACTGTTGTGGTATATGATATGAGTGGAAGCAAAGTGTTAGAAACAAAAAACACACCAACGATTAATTGCCAAACGTTGAGTGCAGGTAGTTATATCTTTTCCATTGCATTTGCCAATGGAATCAAAACAACAGAGAAAATAGTTAAGAAATAG